A single Klebsiella variicola DNA region contains:
- the mfd gene encoding transcription-repair coupling factor, translating into MPEQYRYSLPAKAGDLRQLGELTGAACATLVAEMAERHKGPVVLVAPDMQNALRLNDEIRQFTDSMVMGLADWETLPYDSFSPHQDIISSRLATLYQLPTMQRGVLIVPVSTLMQRVCPHSFLHGHALVMKKGQRLSRDALRDQLEGAGYRHVDQVMEHGEYATRGALLDLFPMGSDQPYRLDFFDDEIDSLRLFDVDSQRTLEEVAAINLLPAHEFPTDQTAIELFRSQWRDRFEVKRDAEHIYQQVSKGTLPAGIEYWQPLFFSEPLPPLFSYFPASTLIVNTGDLEASAERFQNEARARFENRGVDPMRPLLSPELLWLRSDELFGELKKWPRVQLKTERLADKAANTNLGYQTLPDLAVQAQNKAPLDNLRRFLESFTGPVIFSVESEGRREALSEMLARIKIAPKHVLRLEEATGNGRYLMIGAAEHGFIDSQRGLALICESDLLGERVARRRQDSRRTINPDILIRNLAELHIGQPVVHLEHGVGRYAGMTTLEAGGITGEYLMLTYANDARLYVPVSSLHLISRYAGGAEENAPLHKLGGDAWTRARQKAAEKVRDVAAELLDIYAQRAAKAGFAFKHDREQYQLFCDGFPFETTPDQAQAINAVLSDMCQPLAMDRLVCGDVGFGKTEVAMRAAFLAVENHKQVAVLVPTTLLAQQHYDNFRDRFANWPVRIEMLSRFRSAKEQAQILEQAAEGKIDILIGTHKLLQSEVKLRDLGLLIVDEEHRFGVRHKERIKAMRADVDILTLTATPIPRTLNMAMSGMRDLSIIATPPARRLAVKTFVREYDALVVREAILRETLRGGQVYYLFNDVENIQKAADKLAELVPEARIAIGHGQMRERELERVMNDFHHQRFNVLVCTTIIETGIDIPTANTIIIERADHFGLAQLHQLRGRVGRSHHQAYAWLLTPHPKAMTTDAQKRLEAIASLEDLGAGFALATHDLEIRGAGELLGEDQSGQMETIGFSLYMELLENAVDALKAGREPSLEDLTSQQTEVELRMPSLLPDDFIPDVNTRLSFYKRIASAKNELDLEEIKVELIDRFGRLPDAARNLLDIARLRQQAQKLGIRKLESNEKGGVIEFNEKNNVNPVWLIGLLQKQPQHFRLDGPTRLKFMQDLEERKTRMDWVRQFMRQLEENAVA; encoded by the coding sequence ATGCCTGAACAATATCGATACTCATTGCCGGCCAAAGCCGGTGATCTGCGCCAGCTTGGCGAGTTGACCGGCGCGGCCTGCGCTACCCTGGTGGCAGAGATGGCTGAACGCCACAAAGGCCCGGTGGTGCTGGTGGCACCTGACATGCAAAACGCGCTGCGTCTGAACGACGAGATCAGGCAGTTCACCGACAGCATGGTGATGGGGCTGGCTGACTGGGAAACGCTCCCCTACGACAGCTTCTCGCCGCACCAGGATATCATCTCCTCCCGTCTTGCCACCCTTTACCAGTTACCCACCATGCAGCGCGGCGTACTGATCGTCCCGGTCAGCACCCTGATGCAGCGCGTCTGTCCGCACAGCTTCCTTCACGGGCACGCGCTGGTGATGAAAAAGGGCCAGCGCCTGTCGCGCGATGCGCTGCGCGATCAGCTGGAGGGTGCCGGCTACCGCCATGTCGATCAGGTGATGGAGCACGGCGAATATGCCACCCGCGGCGCGCTGCTCGACCTGTTCCCGATGGGCAGCGATCAGCCCTACCGCCTCGATTTCTTTGACGATGAAATCGACAGCCTGCGCCTGTTCGACGTCGACAGCCAGCGCACGCTGGAGGAAGTGGCGGCCATTAACCTGCTGCCGGCGCACGAGTTTCCCACCGACCAGACCGCCATCGAGCTGTTCCGCAGCCAGTGGCGCGACCGTTTTGAGGTGAAGCGCGATGCCGAGCATATCTATCAGCAGGTCAGTAAAGGGACACTGCCTGCCGGTATCGAATACTGGCAGCCGCTGTTCTTCAGCGAGCCGCTGCCGCCGTTATTTAGCTATTTCCCGGCCAGCACCCTGATCGTCAACACCGGCGATCTCGAGGCCAGCGCGGAACGTTTCCAGAATGAAGCCCGCGCCCGCTTCGAAAACCGCGGCGTCGATCCGATGCGCCCGCTCCTGTCGCCGGAACTGCTGTGGCTGCGCAGCGATGAGCTGTTCGGCGAACTGAAAAAATGGCCGCGCGTACAGCTGAAAACCGAGCGCCTGGCGGACAAAGCGGCGAATACCAATCTGGGCTACCAGACGCTGCCGGACCTCGCGGTGCAGGCGCAAAACAAAGCGCCGCTGGATAATCTGCGCCGCTTCCTCGAGTCCTTTACCGGCCCGGTGATCTTCTCCGTGGAAAGCGAGGGTCGCCGTGAAGCGCTGAGCGAAATGCTGGCGCGGATTAAAATTGCGCCAAAACACGTGCTGCGTCTGGAAGAAGCCACCGGCAATGGCCGCTATCTGATGATTGGCGCCGCCGAACACGGGTTTATTGACAGTCAGCGCGGCCTGGCGCTGATTTGCGAAAGCGACCTGCTCGGCGAGCGTGTGGCGCGCCGCCGGCAGGATTCACGCCGCACCATCAACCCTGACATCCTCATTCGCAACCTTGCCGAACTGCATATCGGCCAGCCGGTTGTCCATCTGGAGCACGGCGTGGGCCGCTATGCGGGAATGACCACCCTGGAAGCCGGCGGCATCACCGGCGAATACCTGATGCTGACTTACGCCAACGATGCCAGGCTATACGTTCCGGTATCCTCCCTGCATCTTATCAGCCGTTACGCCGGCGGGGCGGAAGAGAACGCGCCCCTGCACAAGCTGGGCGGCGATGCCTGGACCCGGGCGCGACAAAAAGCGGCTGAGAAAGTACGCGACGTGGCGGCAGAGCTGCTGGATATCTACGCCCAGCGCGCAGCGAAGGCGGGCTTTGCCTTTAAACACGACCGCGAACAGTATCAGCTGTTCTGCGACGGCTTCCCGTTTGAAACCACGCCGGATCAGGCGCAGGCGATTAACGCCGTCCTCAGCGATATGTGCCAGCCGCTGGCCATGGACCGCCTGGTGTGCGGCGATGTGGGCTTCGGTAAGACCGAAGTGGCTATGCGCGCCGCCTTCCTCGCCGTGGAGAACCACAAGCAGGTGGCGGTGCTGGTGCCGACCACCCTGCTGGCTCAGCAACACTATGACAACTTCCGCGATCGTTTCGCCAACTGGCCGGTACGCATCGAAATGCTCTCCCGCTTCCGCAGCGCTAAAGAGCAGGCGCAGATCCTCGAGCAGGCCGCGGAAGGCAAAATCGATATCTTAATCGGCACCCATAAGCTGTTGCAGAGCGAGGTGAAGCTGCGCGATCTGGGGCTGCTGATCGTCGACGAAGAGCACCGCTTTGGCGTTCGTCACAAAGAACGCATCAAAGCAATGCGCGCCGATGTCGATATCCTGACCCTCACCGCCACGCCGATCCCGCGGACGCTGAACATGGCGATGAGCGGGATGCGGGACCTGTCGATCATCGCCACGCCGCCGGCGCGCCGTCTGGCGGTGAAGACCTTCGTTCGCGAATACGACGCCCTGGTGGTGCGCGAGGCGATCCTGCGCGAAACGCTGCGCGGAGGCCAGGTCTACTATCTGTTTAATGACGTCGAAAACATCCAGAAAGCCGCCGACAAGCTGGCGGAGCTGGTGCCGGAGGCGCGGATAGCCATCGGCCACGGCCAGATGCGGGAGCGCGAACTGGAGCGGGTGATGAATGACTTCCATCACCAGCGCTTCAATGTGCTGGTGTGCACCACCATCATCGAAACCGGGATCGACATTCCCACCGCCAACACCATCATCATCGAACGCGCCGACCATTTTGGCCTCGCCCAGCTGCACCAGCTGCGCGGCCGCGTTGGCCGTTCGCATCATCAGGCCTATGCCTGGCTGCTGACGCCGCATCCGAAAGCGATGACCACCGATGCGCAAAAGCGCCTTGAAGCCATTGCGTCGCTGGAAGATCTCGGCGCCGGCTTTGCGCTGGCGACCCACGATCTGGAGATTCGCGGGGCCGGGGAACTGCTCGGCGAAGATCAGAGCGGTCAGATGGAAACCATCGGTTTCTCTCTGTATATGGAGCTGCTGGAGAACGCAGTCGATGCGCTGAAAGCCGGACGCGAACCCTCGCTGGAAGATCTCACCAGCCAGCAGACGGAGGTCGAACTGCGCATGCCTTCCCTGCTGCCTGACGATTTCATCCCTGACGTCAATACGCGACTGTCATTCTATAAGCGCATTGCCAGCGCCAAAAACGAACTCGATCTGGAGGAGATCAAAGTCGAGCTGATCGATCGTTTTGGCCGCCTGCCCGATGCCGCCCGCAACCTGCTGGATATTGCCCGTCTGCGTCAGCAGGCGCAGAAACTGGGGATCCGCAAACTGGAAAGCAACGAAAAAGGCGGCGTGATTGAATTTAACGAGAAAAACAACGTCAATCCGGTGTGGTTGATCGGCCTGCTGCAGAAGCAGCCCCAGCACTTCCGGCTGGACGGGCCGACGCGCCTGAAATTCATGCAGGATCTGGAAGAGCGTAAAACGCGGATGGACTGGGTTCGCCAGTTTATGCGTCAGTTGGAAGAGAACGCCGTCGCCTGA
- the ldtC gene encoding L,D-transpeptidase LdtC, which translates to MRNRFPVTLWLALVALVAALALPARANTWPLPPPGSRLVGQNTFHVVQDNGGSLEAIAKKYNVGFLALLQANPGVDPYVPRAGSVLTIPLQTLLPDAPREGLVINLAELRLYYYPPGKNEVTVYPIGIGQLGGTTITPTMVTTVSDKRANPTWTPTANIRARYKAMGIELPAVVPAGPDNPMGHHAIRLAAYGGVYLLHGTNADFGIGMRVSSGCIRLRDNDIKALYNAISPGTKVNIINTPIKVSVEPDGRRLVEVHQPLSEHIDDDPQTLPITLNATMTEFKQAPQTDGTVMERAMNYRSGMPIDVTRHAAPGPQSL; encoded by the coding sequence ATGAGAAACCGTTTCCCCGTTACGCTCTGGCTGGCGCTGGTCGCGCTGGTCGCCGCGCTGGCTCTGCCCGCGCGCGCCAACACCTGGCCCCTTCCCCCGCCGGGCAGCCGGCTGGTAGGTCAGAATACGTTCCACGTGGTGCAGGATAACGGCGGTTCGCTGGAGGCGATTGCCAAAAAGTACAATGTCGGCTTTCTGGCCCTGCTGCAGGCCAATCCCGGGGTTGACCCCTATGTTCCCCGCGCCGGCAGCGTGCTGACCATCCCCCTGCAGACGCTGCTGCCCGATGCGCCGCGCGAAGGGCTGGTGATTAACCTTGCCGAACTGCGCCTCTACTATTACCCGCCGGGTAAGAATGAAGTGACCGTCTACCCGATCGGCATCGGCCAGCTGGGCGGAACCACCATCACGCCGACGATGGTCACGACCGTGTCTGACAAGCGGGCCAATCCGACCTGGACGCCCACCGCTAACATTCGCGCCCGCTATAAGGCAATGGGGATTGAGCTGCCGGCGGTGGTGCCAGCCGGTCCTGACAACCCGATGGGCCATCACGCCATCCGCCTCGCCGCCTATGGCGGAGTCTATCTCCTGCACGGCACCAATGCCGATTTCGGCATCGGCATGCGCGTCAGCTCCGGCTGTATTCGTCTGCGCGACAACGATATCAAGGCGCTGTACAACGCCATTTCGCCAGGCACTAAGGTGAATATCATTAACACGCCGATCAAGGTATCGGTAGAGCCGGATGGCCGCCGTCTGGTTGAAGTCCATCAGCCGCTGTCTGAGCATATCGATGACGACCCGCAGACCTTGCCCATTACGCTTAACGCGACCATGACGGAGTTCAAACAGGCGCCGCAAACCGACGGGACGGTGATGGAGCGCGCGATGAATTACCGCTCGGGCATGCCCATTGACGTCACGCGTCATGCTGCCCCTGGACCGCAGTCGTTGTAG
- the bhsA gene encoding multiple stress resistance protein BhsA produces the protein MKTVNTLAIAAVLSSLSFASFAAVEVQSTPAGQHKVGTISASAGTNLGSLEDQLAQKAEEMGATSFRITSVTGPNTLHGTAVIYK, from the coding sequence ATGAAAACCGTTAATACTCTGGCTATTGCCGCCGTTCTTAGCTCACTCTCTTTCGCCAGCTTTGCCGCTGTAGAGGTGCAGTCCACCCCAGCGGGTCAGCATAAAGTAGGCACCATCTCTGCTTCTGCCGGGACCAACCTGGGCTCGCTGGAAGATCAGCTGGCGCAGAAAGCAGAAGAGATGGGCGCCACCTCATTCCGTATTACTTCGGTAACCGGTCCGAATACCCTTCACGGCACCGCTGTTATCTACAAGTAA
- a CDS encoding TetR/AcrR family transcriptional regulator, whose amino-acid sequence MTTDVQSCAKKSRGRPKVFDRDAALDKAMTLFWQHGYEATSLADLVEATGAKAPTLYAEFVNKEGLFRAVLDRYISRFAAKHEAVLLAEGKSVDQALRDYFTAVATCFTSKETPAGCFIINTSAALAASSTDIANTIKSRHAMQEQALTQFLQQRQAQGELPAGRDVAPLAQFLNCVLQGMSISAREGADFDKLMQITDTTLRLWPQILES is encoded by the coding sequence ATGACAACTGACGTTCAAAGTTGCGCCAAAAAAAGCCGTGGCCGACCGAAGGTGTTCGACAGGGATGCGGCGCTGGACAAAGCCATGACACTCTTCTGGCAGCACGGCTATGAGGCGACCTCGCTCGCCGATCTGGTCGAGGCGACAGGAGCAAAAGCCCCCACCCTGTATGCGGAATTTGTGAATAAAGAAGGCCTGTTCCGCGCAGTGTTGGATCGTTACATTTCGCGCTTTGCCGCGAAGCACGAAGCCGTGCTGTTGGCCGAAGGTAAATCCGTCGATCAGGCGTTGCGCGACTACTTCACGGCGGTCGCCACCTGCTTTACCAGCAAAGAGACGCCGGCCGGCTGCTTTATTATCAATACCTCCGCCGCGCTGGCCGCCTCCTCGACGGATATCGCCAATACCATCAAATCCCGCCATGCGATGCAGGAGCAGGCGCTCACTCAGTTTCTGCAGCAGCGGCAAGCGCAGGGCGAACTCCCCGCGGGCCGCGACGTCGCGCCGCTGGCGCAGTTTCTCAACTGTGTCCTGCAGGGGATGTCGATTAGCGCGCGGGAAGGCGCGGATTTCGACAAGCTGATGCAAATCACCGACACCACTCTCCGTCTCTGGCCGCAGATCCTCGAGTCCTGA
- a CDS encoding TonB-dependent siderophore receptor has product MKKRLWVLHPLLLVSSLPALAAQSDEDSIIVSANRTHRTVAEMAQTTWVIEGQEIEQQVQGGKEFKDVLAQLIPGIDVSSQGRTNYGMNMRGRAIVVLIDGVRLNSSRTDSRQLDAIDPFNIEHIEVISGATSLYGGGSTGGLINIVTKKGQQDRQVDLEVGSKSGFANSNDHDERIAAAVSGGTDHASGRLSVAYQRFGGWYDGNNDALILDNTQTGLQHSDRLDVMGTGTIEIDDNRQLQLVTQYYKSQGDDDYGLWLGKNMSAVTSGGKAYTTDGLNSDRIPGTERHLISLQYSDADFFGQNLVSQVYYRDESLTFYPFPTLTKGQISSFSSSQQDTDQYGAKLTLNSQPLAGWDLTWGLDADHETFNANQMFFDLQQSLASGGLHNESIYTTGRYPGYSISNVAPFLQSSYDLNEIFTVSGGVRYQWTENRVDDFVGYAQQQDIANGKARSADAIKGGKTDYDNFLFNAGIVAHLTERQQTWFNFSQGVELPDPGKYYGIGKYGAAVNGHLPLISSVNVDDSPLQGIKVNSYELGWRYTGDNLRTQLAAYYSTSDKTIVVNRTDMTIDVQSDKRRIYGVEGAVDYFIPDSDWSVGGNFNVLKSQVQTDGRWQKWDVTLASPSKATAWVGWAPDPWSLRVQSQQVFDLSDAAGNKLEGYNTVDFIGSYALPVGKLTFSIENLLNEDYVTIWGQRAPLLYSPTYGSSSLYEYKGRGRTFGLNYALTF; this is encoded by the coding sequence ATGAAAAAGCGCCTCTGGGTGCTCCACCCCCTGCTGCTGGTCAGCTCGCTGCCTGCGCTGGCGGCTCAGTCTGATGAAGACAGCATCATCGTTAGTGCAAACCGCACCCATCGCACCGTGGCCGAAATGGCCCAAACCACCTGGGTCATTGAGGGCCAGGAGATTGAGCAGCAGGTCCAGGGCGGGAAAGAGTTCAAAGACGTGCTGGCGCAGCTGATCCCGGGCATCGATGTCAGCAGCCAGGGGCGCACCAATTACGGGATGAACATGCGCGGGCGCGCCATCGTCGTGCTGATCGACGGCGTCCGGCTCAATTCCTCACGCACCGACAGTCGCCAGCTCGACGCCATCGACCCCTTTAACATCGAACATATCGAAGTGATCTCCGGGGCGACCTCGCTGTACGGCGGAGGCAGTACCGGCGGGCTTATCAACATCGTCACCAAGAAAGGGCAGCAGGATCGCCAGGTCGATCTCGAGGTGGGCAGCAAGAGCGGGTTTGCGAACAGTAACGATCACGATGAGCGCATCGCGGCGGCCGTCAGCGGCGGGACAGACCATGCATCCGGGCGCTTATCGGTAGCCTATCAGCGTTTCGGCGGCTGGTACGATGGCAATAACGATGCGCTGATCCTCGATAACACCCAAACGGGGCTCCAGCACTCTGACCGCCTCGACGTGATGGGGACGGGGACGATTGAGATCGATGACAATCGCCAGTTGCAGCTTGTCACCCAGTATTATAAAAGCCAGGGCGATGATGACTACGGCCTGTGGCTCGGGAAGAACATGTCCGCGGTCACCAGCGGCGGCAAAGCGTACACCACCGACGGGCTCAATTCCGACCGTATCCCCGGCACTGAGCGCCACCTGATCAGCCTCCAGTACTCCGATGCTGACTTCTTCGGCCAGAATCTGGTGAGCCAGGTGTACTATCGCGATGAGTCCCTCACCTTCTATCCGTTCCCGACGCTTACGAAAGGCCAGATCAGTAGCTTCTCCTCGTCGCAGCAGGATACCGATCAGTATGGCGCAAAGCTGACCCTCAACAGCCAGCCGCTGGCGGGATGGGATCTTACCTGGGGTCTCGACGCCGATCATGAGACCTTCAATGCCAACCAGATGTTCTTCGATCTGCAGCAATCGCTGGCGTCCGGCGGGCTGCATAACGAATCGATCTACACCACCGGCCGCTATCCGGGATACAGCATCTCCAACGTCGCGCCGTTCCTGCAGTCCAGCTACGATCTGAACGAGATCTTTACCGTCAGCGGTGGGGTACGCTACCAGTGGACCGAAAACCGGGTTGACGACTTTGTCGGCTACGCCCAGCAACAGGATATCGCCAACGGCAAAGCGCGCTCCGCCGACGCCATCAAAGGCGGCAAAACCGATTACGATAACTTCCTGTTTAACGCCGGGATCGTGGCGCATCTGACCGAGCGTCAGCAGACCTGGTTTAACTTCTCGCAGGGCGTCGAGCTGCCGGACCCCGGTAAATACTACGGCATCGGTAAATACGGCGCGGCGGTCAATGGCCATCTGCCGCTGATCTCCAGCGTCAATGTCGATGACTCGCCGCTGCAGGGGATCAAAGTTAATTCGTATGAGCTGGGCTGGCGCTACACCGGCGATAACCTGCGCACCCAACTGGCGGCGTATTACTCGACCTCGGATAAGACCATCGTCGTCAACCGCACCGACATGACCATCGACGTTCAGTCCGACAAACGGCGTATTTACGGCGTTGAGGGAGCGGTCGATTACTTTATTCCGGACAGCGACTGGAGCGTCGGCGGTAACTTCAACGTGCTGAAATCACAGGTGCAGACCGACGGCCGCTGGCAAAAATGGGATGTCACCCTCGCCTCACCGTCCAAAGCCACCGCCTGGGTGGGTTGGGCGCCGGATCCGTGGAGCCTGCGCGTGCAGAGCCAGCAGGTGTTTGACCTCAGCGACGCCGCCGGTAACAAGCTGGAAGGCTATAACACCGTTGATTTTATTGGCAGTTACGCGCTGCCGGTGGGGAAACTGACCTTCAGTATCGAAAACCTGCTTAACGAAGACTATGTCACCATCTGGGGCCAGCGGGCGCCGCTGCTCTACAGCCCGACCTACGGCAGTTCATCGCTGTACGAATACAAAGGCCGTGGCCGTACCTTCGGTCTGAATTACGCGTTAACCTTCTGA
- a CDS encoding glycine zipper 2TM domain-containing protein has translation MNKSMLAGIGIGVAAALGVAAVAGLNVLDRGPQYAQVVSSTPIKETVKTPRQECRNVTVTHRRPVQDENRIAGSVLGAVAGGVIGHQFGGGRGRSVATVVGALGGGYAGNQLQGAMQDNDTYTTTQQRCKTVYDKSDKMLGYDVTYKIGDQQGKIRMDHNPGSQIPLDNNGQLVLNNKI, from the coding sequence GTGAATAAATCTATGTTGGCGGGTATAGGGATAGGCGTGGCTGCCGCGCTGGGCGTTGCAGCTGTCGCTGGTCTCAACGTGTTAGATCGCGGCCCGCAGTATGCGCAAGTGGTCTCCAGTACACCGATTAAAGAAACCGTGAAAACGCCGCGTCAGGAATGCCGCAATGTCACGGTGACCCATCGTCGTCCGGTCCAGGATGAAAACCGTATCGCCGGTTCGGTACTCGGCGCGGTGGCCGGTGGGGTGATTGGCCACCAGTTTGGCGGCGGTCGCGGACGTAGTGTAGCGACGGTGGTGGGTGCGCTGGGCGGCGGCTATGCCGGCAACCAGCTGCAGGGGGCGATGCAGGACAACGATACCTACACTACCACCCAGCAGCGTTGTAAAACGGTGTATGACAAATCCGATAAAATGCTGGGCTACGATGTGACCTATAAAATAGGCGATCAGCAGGGGAAAATCCGTATGGATCACAATCCTGGCAGCCAGATCCCGCTGGACAACAACGGCCAGCTGGTCCTGAACAACAAAATCTAA
- a CDS encoding NAD(P)/FAD-dependent oxidoreductase — translation MTTPLKKIVIVGGGAGGLELATQLGKKLGRHKKAKITLVDRNHSHLWKPLLHEVATGSLDEGVDALSYLAHARNHGFQFQLGSVVDINREGKTITLGELRNEKGELLVAERKLPYDTLVMALGSTSNDFNTPGVKENCIFLDNPHQARRFHQEMLNLFLKYSANLGANGKVNIAIVGGGATGVELSAELHNAVKQLHSYGYKGLTNEALNVTLVEAGERILPALPPRISGAAHNELTKLGVRVLTQTMVTSADAGGLHTKDGEYIEADLMVWAAGIKAPDFMKEIGGLETNRINQLVVEPTLQTTRDADIFAIGDCASCARPEGGFVPPRAQAAHQMATCALNNILAQMKGKPLKAYTYKDHGSLVSLSNYSTVGSLMGNLMRGSMMVEGRIARFVYISLYRMHQIALHGYFKTGLMMLVGRINRIIRPRLKLH, via the coding sequence ATGACTACGCCATTGAAAAAAATCGTAATTGTGGGTGGCGGCGCTGGCGGACTGGAACTGGCAACTCAGCTGGGGAAAAAGTTAGGGCGCCATAAAAAAGCGAAAATCACCCTGGTGGACCGTAACCACAGCCATCTGTGGAAGCCGCTGCTGCATGAAGTGGCCACCGGTTCTCTGGATGAAGGTGTCGATGCGCTGAGCTATCTGGCCCATGCCCGCAACCACGGTTTCCAGTTCCAGCTGGGCTCGGTGGTGGATATCAACCGCGAAGGGAAGACCATCACCCTCGGCGAGCTGCGTAATGAAAAAGGCGAGCTGCTGGTGGCTGAGCGTAAACTGCCGTACGACACGCTGGTGATGGCGTTGGGCAGTACCTCGAATGACTTCAACACCCCTGGCGTGAAAGAGAACTGCATTTTCCTCGACAACCCGCATCAGGCGCGTCGTTTCCATCAGGAAATGCTCAACCTGTTCCTCAAATACTCCGCCAACCTGGGTGCCAACGGTAAAGTGAACATCGCCATTGTCGGCGGCGGCGCCACCGGCGTGGAACTCTCCGCTGAACTGCATAATGCGGTGAAACAACTGCACAGCTACGGCTACAAAGGGCTGACTAACGAAGCGCTGAACGTCACGCTGGTCGAGGCGGGCGAGCGTATTCTGCCCGCACTGCCGCCGCGCATTTCCGGGGCGGCGCATAATGAGCTGACCAAGCTGGGCGTACGGGTGCTGACGCAGACCATGGTCACCAGCGCGGATGCAGGCGGTCTGCACACCAAAGATGGCGAATATATTGAAGCGGATCTGATGGTCTGGGCGGCCGGGATCAAAGCGCCAGATTTCATGAAAGAGATCGGCGGCCTCGAAACCAACCGTATCAATCAGCTGGTGGTCGAGCCGACGCTGCAGACCACCCGCGATGCGGATATTTTCGCCATCGGCGACTGCGCCTCCTGTGCGCGTCCGGAAGGCGGCTTTGTCCCTCCGCGGGCCCAGGCGGCGCACCAGATGGCTACCTGCGCGCTGAACAACATCCTGGCGCAGATGAAAGGCAAACCGCTGAAGGCGTATACCTATAAAGACCATGGCTCGCTGGTGTCGCTGTCCAATTACTCCACCGTCGGCAGCCTGATGGGTAACCTGATGCGCGGCTCGATGATGGTGGAAGGGCGTATTGCGCGCTTCGTGTACATCTCCCTGTACCGTATGCACCAGATCGCCCTGCACGGCTATTTCAAAACCGGCCTGATGATGCTGGTCGGGCGCATCAACCGCATCATTCGCCCGCGTCTTAAGCTGCACTAA